One window from the genome of Planctomycetia bacterium encodes:
- a CDS encoding PEP-CTERM sorting domain-containing protein produces MSVVDGKLTNIGADGQTHILEFYSGFFGSRGSWPDCDFPHPIYELLLGTETPEQLVNVTTWDSSCVFDPERDPLLDRHFTAGPGRLSNLGSGFKLVPQLRNDGSYRVISIDNVLVPEPSSIAILGVAITGAFITRRFRTR; encoded by the coding sequence ATGTCCGTCGTCGATGGGAAGCTGACGAATATCGGTGCTGACGGGCAGACGCACATTCTTGAGTTCTATAGCGGCTTCTTTGGCTCTCGTGGGTCATGGCCCGACTGCGACTTTCCGCACCCGATCTACGAGCTGCTGCTTGGCACTGAAACGCCCGAACAGTTGGTGAACGTCACGACGTGGGATTCCAGCTGCGTCTTTGATCCTGAACGTGATCCGCTCTTGGATCGGCATTTCACCGCGGGACCGGGTCGGCTGTCTAATCTGGGGTCGGGCTTCAAACTCGTGCCGCAATTGCGAAACGACGGCAGCTATCGGGTGATTTCTATCGACAACGTGTTGGTCCCCGAACCTTCCTCCATCGCAATACTCGGCGTTGCCATCACGGGCGCGTTCATCACGCGACGTTTTCGTACACGATGA